The proteins below are encoded in one region of Paenarthrobacter ilicis:
- a CDS encoding transglutaminase-like domain-containing protein, producing the protein MERNVAATLVFTTAADTKVAMAIAVANNPGYDALSETLSITAGGKDIPYAELNDHHGGRFHYMEFTDPTEVLVEYEASVHGWGQPDTPTPMELIRYVRPSRYAESDRLLPTSYAEFGSLHGPELLQAVRDWVNAELRYVSGSSRGTDGAVETLLHRKGVCRDFAHLAIALLRSKDVPARLAAVYAPGLLPMDFHAVAEAYLDGAWHVIDPTGLAPRASLVRITAGRDSSDTAFLSTVGGSLVLKTLTVSASVNGELPVEDPREPISLR; encoded by the coding sequence ATGGAACGCAATGTTGCTGCCACGCTCGTTTTCACAACTGCAGCTGACACAAAGGTGGCCATGGCCATAGCTGTGGCCAACAACCCGGGCTATGATGCTCTGTCCGAAACGCTGAGCATCACTGCAGGCGGGAAGGACATCCCTTATGCGGAACTCAACGACCACCACGGGGGCCGGTTCCATTACATGGAATTCACGGACCCCACGGAGGTCTTGGTGGAGTACGAGGCATCGGTCCATGGATGGGGCCAGCCTGACACCCCAACCCCCATGGAGCTGATCCGGTACGTCCGGCCCAGCCGTTACGCCGAGTCGGACAGGTTGTTGCCAACGTCCTACGCTGAATTCGGCAGCCTCCACGGTCCGGAACTGCTGCAGGCTGTCCGGGACTGGGTCAACGCCGAACTCCGCTACGTGAGCGGCTCGTCACGGGGGACCGACGGCGCCGTGGAAACCCTGCTGCACCGAAAAGGCGTGTGCCGCGACTTCGCCCACCTTGCGATCGCCCTGCTCCGATCCAAGGATGTACCTGCGCGCCTGGCCGCTGTCTACGCTCCCGGCCTTCTCCCCATGGACTTCCACGCCGTGGCGGAGGCATACCTTGATGGCGCCTGGCACGTGATAGACCCCACCGGCCTGGCGCCCCGAGCCTCCCTGGTAAGGATCACCGCCGGCCGCGACTCGTCGGACACAGCATTCCTGTCCACTGTCGGGGGAAGCCTTGTCCTGAAGACACTCACAGTGAGCGCCTCGGTGAACGGCGAGCTCCCGGTGGAGGATCCCCGGGAGCCCATCAGCCTTCGCTAG
- the nadA gene encoding quinolinate synthase NadA: MSSVNTAVQLITREEALKGGSRAGATCSPALAKGPWEYDLAEALAGAPAYGPGASSSDIAPADTPRQGQLPEEYKKASDVELDVRIRAAKATLGDRAVILGHFYQRDEVIQYADFVGDSFQLANAALTKPEAEAIIFCGVHFMAETADILSTPDQAVILPNLAAGCSMADMADEDSVEECWEQLEEIFGSAPDEQGRVPVIPVTYMNSSAALKAFCGRHGGIVCTSSNASVVLQWAFERGQRVLFFPDQHLGRNTAKALGVPLEQMPMWNPRKELGGNDEQTLLDSRVILWHGFCSVHKRFNVGQIQKARQDFPGVNVIVHPECPMEVVDAADSAGSTDFIKKAIEAATEPTTFAIGTEINMVNRLAAQYPQHTIFCLDPVICPCSTMYRIHPGYLAWVLEELVAGRTVNRITVANAVQENARTALERMLASKPA; this comes from the coding sequence ATGAGCAGCGTCAATACTGCCGTCCAGCTGATCACGCGCGAGGAAGCCTTGAAGGGTGGATCGCGGGCGGGTGCCACGTGCAGCCCGGCCCTGGCCAAGGGCCCATGGGAGTACGATCTTGCCGAAGCGCTGGCCGGCGCGCCCGCCTACGGGCCTGGAGCATCCAGCAGCGACATTGCTCCTGCCGATACGCCGCGTCAGGGACAGCTGCCGGAGGAGTACAAGAAGGCCAGCGACGTGGAACTCGATGTCCGCATCCGGGCAGCGAAAGCCACCCTTGGTGACCGCGCAGTCATCCTGGGCCATTTTTACCAGCGTGACGAGGTCATCCAGTATGCGGACTTCGTTGGCGATTCCTTCCAATTGGCCAACGCCGCGTTGACCAAGCCGGAAGCAGAAGCCATCATCTTCTGTGGTGTCCATTTCATGGCCGAAACCGCCGACATCCTGTCCACTCCTGATCAGGCCGTGATCCTGCCCAACCTCGCCGCAGGGTGCTCCATGGCCGACATGGCGGACGAGGACTCGGTGGAGGAGTGCTGGGAACAGTTGGAGGAGATTTTCGGGTCCGCTCCCGATGAGCAGGGCCGCGTCCCCGTTATCCCGGTGACCTACATGAATTCCAGCGCAGCATTGAAGGCCTTTTGCGGCCGCCACGGGGGGATCGTTTGTACCTCGTCCAATGCCTCCGTGGTGCTGCAGTGGGCCTTCGAACGTGGGCAAAGGGTCCTGTTCTTCCCCGACCAGCACCTGGGCCGCAACACTGCCAAAGCGCTGGGGGTCCCGCTGGAGCAGATGCCCATGTGGAACCCGCGCAAGGAGCTCGGTGGTAACGATGAGCAGACGCTGCTGGACTCCCGGGTGATCCTCTGGCACGGCTTCTGCTCCGTGCACAAGCGCTTCAACGTGGGCCAGATCCAGAAGGCCCGCCAGGACTTTCCCGGCGTGAACGTGATCGTCCACCCTGAGTGCCCCATGGAAGTGGTGGACGCAGCCGATTCAGCCGGGTCCACCGACTTCATCAAGAAGGCCATCGAGGCCGCCACCGAACCCACCACCTTTGCCATCGGCACGGAAATCAACATGGTGAACCGCCTGGCCGCCCAGTATCCGCAGCACACCATTTTCTGCCTTGACCCCGTGATCTGCCCTTGCTCCACCATGTACCGCATCCACCCCGGCTACCTCGCCTGGGTTCTTGAAGAGTTGGTGGCGGGCCGCACTGTCAACAGGATCACCGTCGCCAACGCAGTGCAGGAGAACGCCAGGACTGCACTGGAGCGAATGCTCGCATCAAAGCCCGCCTGA
- the nadC gene encoding carboxylating nicotinate-nucleotide diphosphorylase: MTSLTLPTAPVRDILERAFAEDAPGGDITSQLLIPGDARATAVLNARVPGVFSGGTVFRDAMTLVDADTVVELLVADGEAFDAGTHLARVSGSARSILLAERVALNLVQRMSAIATTTGEFARLVEGTQARITDTRKTTPGLRILERYAVRCGGGANHRYSLSDAVLAKDNHLAVMTGGDNAKLTELLSTAKAQLGHTTHFEVEVDRADQIEPVLAAGVDTIMLDNFSLEELRAGVKQVSGRAKVEASGNVTIHTVKDIAATGVDVISIGALTHTVAALDLGLDVVLTTDN, translated from the coding sequence ATGACTAGCCTGACCCTTCCCACTGCACCTGTCCGGGACATCCTGGAGCGTGCCTTCGCCGAGGATGCGCCGGGTGGCGACATCACCTCGCAACTGCTGATTCCCGGAGACGCGCGCGCCACCGCAGTGCTGAACGCACGGGTCCCCGGCGTCTTCAGCGGTGGGACAGTCTTCCGTGACGCCATGACGTTGGTGGACGCCGACACCGTGGTGGAGTTGCTCGTGGCAGACGGTGAAGCGTTCGACGCCGGTACCCACCTTGCCCGGGTCAGCGGAAGCGCCCGCTCCATCCTGCTGGCTGAGCGGGTGGCATTGAACCTGGTGCAGCGCATGAGCGCCATCGCCACCACAACAGGTGAATTTGCCCGGCTGGTGGAAGGGACACAGGCCCGCATCACCGATACCCGCAAAACGACTCCAGGGCTGCGCATCCTGGAGCGCTACGCCGTACGCTGCGGCGGGGGAGCGAACCACCGGTACAGCCTCTCCGACGCCGTCCTCGCCAAAGACAACCACCTGGCCGTCATGACCGGCGGGGACAATGCCAAGCTCACCGAACTGCTGTCCACCGCCAAAGCCCAATTGGGCCACACCACCCACTTCGAAGTGGAAGTGGACAGGGCAGACCAGATTGAACCTGTGCTGGCCGCCGGGGTGGACACCATCATGCTGGACAACTTCAGCCTCGAAGAGCTCCGGGCCGGAGTAAAACAAGTATCCGGACGGGCGAAGGTGGAGGCCAGCGGCAACGTCACCATCCACACCGTGAAGGACATCGCCGCTACCGGCGTGGATGTCATCTCCATCGGCGCCCTGACCCACACAGTGGCGGCCCTGGACCTGGGCCTCGACGTCGTGCTCACCACGGATAACTGA
- a CDS encoding SLC13 family permease: MRLAIIGLVLLVAGGITVATGILPWQEVTVLVDRVAPILAFVVAMTVVTELVSEAGVFTWVSHQLRRWGRGRSVVLWLFVALLAAVSTIFLSLDTTAVLLTPVVVTVARQAGLPVLPFALTTVWLANTASLLLPISNLTNLLAQHNMGGITPGQYAQLMWAPSLAAILVPLAFIALVFRADLRKTYALSATRPAVPATGGGAKGTDKVLLLTSAVVLLALLPALVSGIPIWIPSLAAAALLVLVFAFRRRKVLKVTLIPWSLLLFTCGLFLVVEATQYLGASVLLGQVAGDGNGFLELLRLSMTGALGSNVVNNLPAYLLAEPLAATPERMAALLIGVNAGPLIAPWASLATLLWHDRLVRMNVLITWKGYAVFGLIVAPLTIVAAIAALVAASAAGLTG, from the coding sequence ATGCGTCTGGCGATTATCGGCTTGGTCCTCCTCGTGGCGGGTGGGATCACCGTAGCCACCGGCATCCTGCCATGGCAGGAAGTCACTGTCCTGGTGGACAGGGTTGCGCCCATTCTGGCCTTTGTGGTGGCAATGACCGTCGTGACGGAACTGGTCAGCGAAGCCGGCGTCTTCACCTGGGTCTCGCATCAGCTGCGAAGGTGGGGCCGGGGCCGCAGTGTGGTGCTGTGGCTGTTTGTGGCCCTCCTGGCGGCCGTATCCACCATTTTCCTCTCACTGGATACGACGGCGGTGCTGCTCACCCCGGTGGTTGTCACGGTGGCCCGCCAGGCCGGCCTGCCCGTGCTGCCCTTCGCGCTCACCACGGTGTGGCTTGCCAACACGGCCAGTCTTTTGCTCCCCATATCCAACCTGACGAACCTCCTCGCCCAGCACAACATGGGCGGTATCACTCCCGGCCAGTACGCCCAACTGATGTGGGCGCCGTCCCTTGCCGCGATCCTGGTGCCCTTGGCCTTCATTGCTCTGGTATTCCGGGCGGATCTACGTAAAACCTACGCGTTGTCAGCCACCCGTCCAGCCGTCCCGGCAACCGGCGGAGGCGCCAAAGGAACTGACAAGGTACTGCTGCTGACCAGCGCAGTGGTCCTGTTGGCGCTCTTGCCTGCACTGGTATCCGGTATCCCCATCTGGATTCCCTCCCTGGCCGCTGCCGCACTTCTTGTCCTGGTGTTCGCCTTCAGGCGGCGCAAGGTACTGAAAGTGACCCTGATTCCGTGGTCGCTGCTGCTCTTCACCTGTGGCCTGTTCCTGGTAGTGGAGGCAACCCAGTACCTTGGGGCATCGGTGCTGCTGGGGCAGGTAGCCGGGGACGGCAACGGGTTCCTGGAGCTCCTGAGGTTGTCCATGACCGGAGCACTGGGATCCAACGTGGTCAACAACCTGCCCGCCTACCTGCTCGCGGAGCCGTTGGCGGCCACGCCCGAACGCATGGCCGCCCTGTTGATAGGGGTCAACGCGGGACCCTTGATAGCGCCATGGGCATCGCTGGCCACCTTGCTGTGGCATGACCGGCTGGTGCGGATGAATGTGCTCATCACGTGGAAGGGCTACGCGGTGTTCGGGCTGATCGTGGCGCCCCTGACAATCGTCGCAGCGATCGCCGCCTTGGTGGCCGCCAGTGCGGCCGGGTTGACCGGCTAG
- a CDS encoding GtrA family protein, which yields METAADDTGLRPPTVSVPHRKRHRGVLRYPVVRQLVRFTGVGIVCTASSLGIYALLRPWIDPQLANAVALILTSLMNTALNRRLTFKITGRTKRAKDHLSGVLVIGIALLITGGSLGILHLIRPEATVSEELWTTTLSGFVATAVRFALLRHWIFRRARHV from the coding sequence ATGGAAACAGCGGCGGACGACACAGGCCTTCGCCCGCCCACCGTTTCCGTACCGCACCGGAAACGGCACCGCGGAGTCCTGAGGTATCCGGTGGTCCGGCAGTTGGTTCGCTTCACCGGCGTCGGAATTGTCTGTACCGCCAGCTCGCTGGGAATCTATGCCCTGCTGCGTCCGTGGATAGATCCCCAACTGGCAAACGCTGTGGCGCTGATTCTCACATCGCTGATGAACACCGCCTTGAACCGGCGCCTGACGTTCAAGATTACGGGCAGGACCAAGCGGGCCAAGGACCACCTCAGCGGTGTGCTGGTGATCGGCATAGCTTTGCTCATCACCGGAGGAAGCCTGGGCATACTCCACCTGATCCGGCCGGAAGCCACCGTTTCCGAGGAACTGTGGACCACCACCCTGTCGGGATTTGTTGCCACCGCGGTCCGGTTCGCTCTGCTGCGACACTGGATTTTCCGCCGCGCGCGGCACGTCTAG
- a CDS encoding NUDIX hydrolase, which translates to MNAVNALSANVAERRLAPPSLAISTVIFALRPSQTSGRPTLWLPLVRRIREPYRDMWALPGGPLVHDESLQDAAARNLEDTTGLKPQYLEQLYAFGGLHRSPSQRVVSIVYWALVQPTEAALAGESENVRWFRADKLGDLAFDHNAIVDYALWRLRNKMAYGSIAYHLLGEFFTLAQVREVYEAVLDRQLDPANFRRHIKAAPEIVETDQYLQGGKHRPPRLYRFTGTPGLGPENRSTP; encoded by the coding sequence GTGAATGCCGTGAATGCTCTCTCAGCCAACGTCGCCGAAAGGCGACTGGCGCCGCCGTCGCTGGCCATCTCCACGGTGATCTTTGCGCTCCGTCCCAGCCAGACCTCCGGCCGTCCCACGCTCTGGCTGCCGCTGGTCCGTCGTATCCGGGAGCCTTACCGGGATATGTGGGCCCTGCCCGGCGGTCCCCTGGTCCATGACGAGTCCCTCCAGGACGCGGCAGCGCGGAACCTGGAAGACACCACTGGACTCAAGCCGCAGTACCTTGAACAGCTTTATGCATTCGGCGGCCTGCACCGTTCTCCCAGCCAGAGGGTGGTGTCGATCGTCTACTGGGCCCTGGTGCAGCCTACGGAAGCTGCCTTGGCCGGCGAATCGGAGAACGTCCGTTGGTTCCGTGCGGACAAGCTGGGCGACTTGGCCTTCGACCACAACGCGATTGTTGACTACGCCCTGTGGCGGCTGCGCAACAAGATGGCTTACGGTTCCATCGCCTACCACCTGTTGGGGGAGTTCTTCACGCTGGCCCAGGTCCGTGAAGTCTATGAAGCCGTGCTGGACCGCCAGCTCGACCCCGCCAATTTCCGCCGGCACATCAAAGCCGCCCCGGAAATTGTGGAAACAGACCAATACCTCCAGGGCGGAAAACACCGCCCGCCACGCCTCTATCGCTTTACCGGCACGCCCGGCCTTGGGCCAGAAAACAGGAGCACACCATGA
- a CDS encoding Lrp/AsnC family transcriptional regulator, with translation MLVDALDAKIVRFFTDSPRSSVLEASRVLRVARATVQSRIDRMIENGVIGSWVPQPDPANFGFPVVAFCSVTISQEIGHDVIIENLGAIPEIIEVHTVTGNSDLMVRIAARSNPDMQRVLDAMIATKSVVRCSSVIVLNSHIQGRTLPLMEAAAKEV, from the coding sequence ATGCTGGTCGATGCACTTGATGCAAAAATTGTACGTTTCTTTACGGATTCGCCGCGATCTTCCGTGCTGGAGGCCTCCCGCGTCCTGAGGGTGGCCCGGGCCACGGTGCAGTCCAGAATTGACCGGATGATCGAGAATGGCGTCATTGGTTCCTGGGTTCCCCAGCCGGATCCCGCCAACTTCGGCTTCCCGGTGGTGGCGTTCTGCTCGGTCACCATCTCCCAGGAAATCGGCCATGACGTCATCATTGAAAACCTGGGAGCCATCCCGGAAATCATCGAAGTCCACACCGTGACCGGCAACTCGGATCTGATGGTCAGGATCGCGGCCCGGTCCAACCCGGACATGCAGAGGGTCCTGGACGCCATGATCGCCACGAAATCCGTGGTGCGGTGCTCGTCGGTGATCGTCCTCAACAGCCATATCCAGGGCCGCACCCTACCCCTGATGGAAGCCGCCGCGAAAGAGGTGTGA
- a CDS encoding cysteine desulfurase family protein encodes MIFLDAAATTPVRREVLEAMWPYLSGEFGNPSSHHSMGEAAAQALAGARSAVAGVLNCRPGEVTFTSGGTEADNMALKGMALARRAAEPAMNRVVISAIEHPAIEESARFLERVHGFAVDVVPVDHSGSVTAAALEKVLGPETAVASIMYANNEIGTVQPIAELAAVSRLHGVPFHTDAVQAAGWLSVDVKELGVDALSISGHKLGAPKGSGVLYTRGRQRLEPLLHGGGQERGKRSGTENVAGAVALATALQLSHQEQPHQASRVRDLRDSFIKRVLETVPGALLTGHRTQRLPSVASFCFPGTSGESVLLELERLGVLCSSGSACAAGSDAPSPVLLAVGLPPEAAQTAVRFSFTSAVTEADLDQAAAAVATAVGRVQRLSVPRAGTLPAAPAASGDPVGESS; translated from the coding sequence ATGATCTTCCTTGACGCCGCAGCCACCACTCCCGTCCGCCGGGAGGTGCTCGAAGCGATGTGGCCCTACCTCAGCGGTGAGTTCGGCAACCCGTCCAGCCACCACAGCATGGGCGAAGCAGCCGCCCAGGCGCTCGCAGGGGCACGCAGTGCCGTGGCCGGAGTCCTGAACTGCCGGCCCGGCGAGGTGACCTTCACCTCCGGCGGGACCGAGGCGGACAACATGGCCCTCAAAGGAATGGCGCTGGCCAGGAGAGCCGCCGAACCCGCCATGAACCGTGTGGTGATCAGCGCCATTGAACACCCCGCCATTGAAGAGTCGGCCCGCTTCCTGGAACGGGTACATGGGTTCGCTGTTGACGTGGTGCCGGTGGATCACTCCGGATCGGTGACCGCTGCCGCCCTGGAAAAGGTGCTGGGCCCGGAGACGGCCGTTGCCAGCATCATGTACGCCAACAACGAAATCGGGACAGTACAACCCATAGCGGAACTCGCCGCCGTTTCCCGGCTTCACGGAGTCCCTTTCCACACCGATGCCGTACAGGCAGCCGGTTGGCTGTCCGTGGACGTCAAGGAACTGGGCGTGGACGCGCTCAGCATCTCGGGCCACAAGCTGGGGGCACCCAAGGGATCTGGTGTGCTCTACACCAGGGGACGCCAACGCCTCGAACCGCTTCTCCATGGTGGTGGGCAGGAACGCGGGAAACGATCGGGGACGGAGAACGTGGCCGGCGCTGTGGCGCTGGCAACCGCCTTGCAGCTGAGCCATCAGGAACAGCCACACCAGGCCAGCCGTGTCCGGGACTTGCGGGACTCTTTTATTAAGAGGGTGTTGGAAACCGTGCCGGGAGCCCTGCTCACAGGGCATCGCACCCAGCGGCTGCCGTCCGTGGCATCCTTCTGTTTTCCAGGGACCAGCGGGGAGTCCGTCCTGCTGGAACTCGAGAGGCTGGGGGTGCTTTGCTCCAGTGGTTCAGCGTGTGCTGCGGGCTCGGATGCCCCGTCGCCGGTCTTGCTCGCCGTGGGACTTCCACCGGAGGCGGCGCAGACGGCCGTCCGTTTCAGTTTCACGTCCGCGGTGACCGAAGCCGATCTGGACCAAGCCGCCGCCGCGGTGGCAACCGCCGTCGGACGTGTACAGCGCCTGTCCGTTCCGCGGGCAGGCACGCTGCCAGCAGCGCCCGCAGCGTCGGGTGACCCGGTGGGGGAATCCAGCTAG
- a CDS encoding fumarylacetoacetate hydrolase family protein, translating to MTSSLPRRIARVEPADASTPGEQFFVGNDANDFDSPAGRQWTVMDSPFPGSRANAASPERDGWAPGSRVAQEDFAFLAPSVPVNVLGMAHNTGQPGRDLPPQAFHKAASSVIGPHQAIQLSSTVGYVDPEAELTIVVGRPARGLTRETARSAILGYTIGNDVSARDLQKSDELWISAKSQDTFTPAGPWIVTDLAVDDLAIRITHNGTPLQSASTADLGWKVEEILVYITSFMTLQPGDLVLTGFPAECARIQPGDTVVCHVEGIGELHNPVTGAAWETQTA from the coding sequence ATGACTTCTTCGCTGCCCCGCCGTATCGCCCGCGTTGAACCCGCGGATGCCTCCACCCCCGGAGAGCAATTCTTCGTTGGCAATGACGCCAACGATTTTGACTCACCCGCAGGCCGGCAGTGGACAGTGATGGACTCGCCCTTCCCGGGGTCCAGGGCCAACGCCGCCAGCCCGGAACGTGACGGCTGGGCGCCAGGCAGCCGGGTCGCACAAGAGGACTTCGCCTTCCTTGCACCCTCAGTGCCCGTCAATGTACTGGGAATGGCACACAACACGGGACAACCGGGCAGGGACCTTCCGCCGCAGGCTTTCCACAAAGCCGCCTCCAGCGTGATCGGCCCGCACCAGGCGATCCAACTCAGCTCAACTGTTGGCTATGTGGACCCCGAGGCTGAACTGACCATTGTGGTGGGCCGCCCGGCCCGGGGGCTCACCAGGGAGACGGCCCGGTCCGCAATTCTGGGTTACACCATAGGCAACGATGTTTCCGCGCGGGACCTGCAGAAAAGCGACGAGCTGTGGATCAGCGCGAAGAGCCAGGACACTTTCACCCCGGCCGGACCATGGATAGTGACGGATTTGGCGGTGGACGATCTCGCCATCCGGATCACGCACAACGGCACTCCCCTCCAATCCGCCAGCACAGCCGACCTCGGCTGGAAGGTCGAGGAGATCCTGGTCTACATCACCTCATTCATGACCCTTCAGCCAGGTGACCTGGTCCTGACCGGGTTTCCGGCCGAGTGCGCCCGGATCCAACCCGGGGACACCGTGGTGTGCCACGTGGAAGGAATCGGCGAGCTCCACAATCCCGTAACGGGAGCTGCCTGGGAAACGCAGACTGCTTAA
- a CDS encoding DUF1684 domain-containing protein translates to MDPQDHNEASAGSAMSAVDIADWRLKTFALYDKVRQLAATSPFDAHIYWRQERDLMFATHPASALTPELKASFSGLSTPDYDPAFRFHAVLSPEGAGQEMNVQTGTDGVVPFVRIGTFDLKNLGSLAVWKLRSYGGGIFVPFRDTTAGKNGGSYGAGRYLLDTIKGSFHGTRESAEGKEFILDFNFAYNPSCAYNEAWACPLAGPDNRLGVPVPVGELYQAVEPA, encoded by the coding sequence ATGGATCCCCAAGACCACAACGAAGCATCAGCCGGTTCCGCCATGTCTGCCGTGGATATCGCCGATTGGCGGCTTAAGACCTTCGCCCTCTACGACAAGGTCCGGCAGCTGGCCGCCACAAGCCCCTTCGATGCACACATCTACTGGCGCCAGGAGCGGGACCTGATGTTCGCAACCCACCCGGCGTCTGCGCTGACCCCAGAGCTGAAAGCCTCCTTTTCAGGGCTGTCCACTCCCGACTACGACCCCGCTTTCCGCTTCCATGCCGTGCTTTCACCGGAGGGCGCCGGCCAGGAGATGAACGTCCAGACGGGCACGGACGGCGTGGTGCCGTTTGTTCGGATAGGTACTTTTGATCTTAAAAACCTGGGCTCCCTGGCGGTGTGGAAGCTTCGCAGCTACGGCGGAGGCATCTTCGTCCCCTTCCGGGACACAACCGCCGGGAAGAATGGCGGCAGCTACGGGGCAGGCAGGTATTTGCTGGACACCATCAAGGGCTCCTTCCATGGCACCCGGGAGTCAGCGGAAGGCAAGGAGTTTATCCTTGACTTCAATTTTGCCTACAACCCCTCCTGCGCTTACAACGAGGCTTGGGCCTGTCCGCTGGCGGGACCCGATAACCGCCTGGGCGTGCCTGTTCCCGTGGGTGAGCTCTACCAGGCCGTTGAACCGGCCTAG
- the nadB gene encoding L-aspartate oxidase, whose protein sequence is MTTQSVDAGHRAPHLIVVGSGIAGLYSALLAAEAGASVVLLSKGALPDSNTYYAQGGISAVLGEPAPGDTVAAHIADTLKAGAGHCKVEAVEVMCREARTDIAGLGRFGVHFDMDDDGDPALGLEAAHSAPRILHAGGDATGARVADALIRTVREFQGAGKLQVREHAHVTDLDMGRATASGDNGAGTGRRATATYLQDGSLHSVGGDAILLATGGAGQLFSQTTNPSVATADGLALAWRAGAQVSDLEFFQFHPTCMVGADTGPGGENAQNPLLISEAVRGEGAILVDAAGQRFMPRYHPDAELAPRDVVSRSIALHLARQDDPNGHVFLDATGVENLRGAGFLKKRFPTLSQRTMEAGIDWTLCPVPVAPAAHYWMGGVVTDLQGRTSVPGLLAAGEVACTGVQGANRLASNSLLEGLVFGRRAVEAFLAGNPAPATTEAPAAPATPVAPASSPDAFLPVQPAPAVGFSRKALRRLMTARAGVLRSGVLLAEAEAALDAWADAAKPQEVSQSLEPRVHEDLNLLLAAQLLVRAARERRESLGAHYRRDALTEPAAVDPFDQRSTESPKASLLHD, encoded by the coding sequence ATGACTACACAGAGCGTTGATGCAGGGCACCGCGCCCCGCATTTGATTGTTGTTGGAAGCGGCATAGCAGGGCTGTATTCGGCCCTGCTGGCCGCTGAAGCGGGGGCCAGCGTGGTGCTGCTGAGCAAGGGAGCGCTCCCGGACAGCAATACCTATTACGCCCAGGGTGGCATCTCAGCCGTCCTCGGCGAGCCCGCCCCGGGTGACACTGTGGCTGCCCACATTGCCGACACGCTCAAAGCCGGCGCCGGACATTGCAAGGTGGAAGCGGTGGAAGTGATGTGCCGGGAGGCCAGGACGGACATTGCCGGCTTGGGACGGTTCGGCGTGCACTTCGACATGGACGACGACGGCGATCCCGCCTTGGGCCTCGAAGCGGCTCACTCCGCACCCAGGATCCTGCACGCCGGCGGGGACGCCACCGGTGCGCGGGTGGCGGATGCGCTGATCCGTACGGTCCGGGAATTCCAAGGGGCGGGCAAGCTGCAGGTCAGGGAGCATGCCCACGTTACTGACCTTGATATGGGCCGGGCGACCGCCTCCGGGGACAACGGAGCCGGCACCGGTCGCCGTGCCACGGCCACTTATCTTCAGGACGGGAGCCTGCATTCCGTAGGGGGGGACGCGATCCTTCTGGCTACCGGCGGGGCAGGGCAACTCTTCTCCCAGACGACCAATCCCTCCGTAGCCACCGCGGATGGGCTGGCGTTGGCATGGCGTGCCGGGGCCCAGGTCTCGGACCTGGAGTTCTTCCAGTTCCATCCCACCTGCATGGTGGGAGCCGACACGGGTCCCGGCGGAGAGAACGCCCAAAACCCCTTGCTGATCTCTGAAGCCGTTCGCGGCGAAGGTGCCATCCTTGTTGATGCGGCCGGCCAGCGGTTCATGCCGCGCTATCACCCGGATGCCGAGCTGGCGCCCCGGGACGTGGTGTCCCGCAGCATTGCCCTTCACCTGGCCCGGCAGGACGATCCCAACGGCCACGTTTTCCTTGATGCCACCGGTGTCGAGAATCTGCGCGGTGCGGGATTCCTGAAGAAACGCTTCCCCACCCTGAGTCAGCGCACCATGGAGGCCGGCATTGATTGGACCCTCTGCCCGGTCCCGGTGGCCCCTGCCGCCCATTACTGGATGGGTGGGGTGGTCACCGATCTTCAGGGCCGGACATCGGTTCCCGGGCTGCTCGCTGCCGGGGAAGTTGCCTGTACTGGAGTCCAGGGTGCCAACCGGCTGGCAAGCAATTCCCTGTTGGAGGGGCTGGTGTTCGGGCGGCGGGCCGTGGAAGCATTCCTCGCCGGCAACCCAGCGCCGGCAACAACAGAAGCGCCGGCCGCACCTGCAACACCAGTGGCGCCGGCTTCCAGTCCGGACGCTTTCCTGCCCGTCCAGCCGGCGCCTGCCGTGGGGTTTTCCCGCAAGGCCCTCCGCAGGCTGATGACTGCCAGGGCCGGTGTACTCCGTAGCGGAGTCCTTTTGGCAGAAGCCGAAGCCGCGCTGGATGCCTGGGCCGATGCCGCCAAGCCCCAGGAAGTGTCCCAATCCCTGGAACCGCGCGTCCACGAGGACCTGAACCTGCTGCTGGCTGCACAGCTGTTGGTGAGGGCCGCGCGGGAGCGCCGTGAGTCCTTGGGCGCCCACTACCGCCGCGACGCCCTGACGGAACCAGCCGCCGTCGACCCCTTTGACCAGCGTTCCACCGAGAGCCCGAAAGCGAGCCTCCTGCATGACTAG